One Castanea sativa cultivar Marrone di Chiusa Pesio chromosome 4, ASM4071231v1 DNA window includes the following coding sequences:
- the LOC142631605 gene encoding putative inactive purple acid phosphatase 27 isoform X1: MEERSSYLKFFRVVVLFLLGLRTSSALCDVGSTDEQPLSKIAMHKVTLGLRESVTIRASPVVLGLQGEDTEWVTVNVVNPDPSEDDWVAVFSPANFNASTCSPVNDEDQTPYLCSSPIKYKYANSSRTYTKTGKASLKFQLINQRADFSFALFSGGLSNPKLVAESNFISFANPKAPLYPRLAQGKSWNEMTVTWTSGYSIDEAVPFVEWGKGETQTQSPAGTLTIDQNSMCGSPARTVGWRDPGFIHTSFLLNLWPNSVYTYRMGHVLSNGSYIWSKSYSFKSSPYPGQDSLQRVIVFGDMGKAERDGSNEYSDYQPGALNTTDQLIKDLKNIDIVFHIGDLSYANGYISQWDQFTSQVEPIASTVPYMVASGNHERDWPNSGSFYENMDSGGECGVLAETMFYFPAENRAKFWYSTDYGMFHFCIADSEHDWREGTEQYKFIEHCLASADRRKQPWLIFAAHRVLGYSSNSWYAQEGSFEEPMGRESLQKLWQKYRVDIAFYGHVHNYERTCPIYQNQCVNSDKSHYSGTVKGTIHVVVGGGGSHLSEFTTAIPNWSIYRDYDWGFVKLTAFNHCSLLLEYKKSRDGRVYDSLTISREYKDVLACVHDSWEPTTSAS, from the exons ATGGAAGAGAGGTCTAGTTACCTAAAGTTCTTCAGGGTTgtggttctttttcttttggggttGAGAACTAGCTCAGCTCTTTGCGATGTTGGGTCGACTGACGAGCAGCCACTGTCCAAGATAGCAATGCACAAGGTCACTCTTGGTCTCCGTGAGTCTGTGACCATTAGAGCTAGCCCAGTTGTTCTTGGGTTACAG GGTGAGGATACTGAATGGGTGACTGTGAATGTTGTAAACCCAGATCCATCTGAGGATGATTGGGTTGCAGTTTTTTCTCCAGCAAACTTCAA TGCATCAACCTGTTCACCAGTGAATGATGAAGACCAGACTCCATATTTATGTTCAAGCCCAATAAAG TACAAGTATGCAAATTCCTCCAGAACATACACAAAAACTGGCAAAGCTTCTTTGAAGTTCCAGTTGATCAATCAGCGAGCCGATTTCTCATTTGCATTGTTTTCAGGCGGTTTGTCAAAT CCTAAACTGGTGGCAgaatcaaatttcatatcatttgCCAATCCTAAAGCACCTTTATATCCACGGCTTGCTCAAGGGAAGTCTTGGAATGAA ATGACAGTAACTTGGACAAGTGGCTATAGCATTGATGAAGCTGTTCCATTTGTTGAATGGGGCAAGGGAGAAACTCAAACTCAATCCCCAGCTGGAACATTGACAATTGATCAGAACAGCATGTGTG GTTCACCTGCACGGACAGTAGGCTGGCGTGATCCTGGTTTCATACACACAAGTTTCTTATTAAATTTGTGGCCAAACTCTGT GTACACTTATAGGATGGGCCATGTCTTATCTAATGGTTCATATATCTGGAGCAAATCCTATTCTTTCAAATCATCCCCATATCCTGGACAGGACTCCCTACAACGTGTAATAGTATTTGGCGACATGGGGAAG GCTGAGCGTGATGGTTCAAATGAGTACAGTGATTATCAGCCAGGTGCACTGAATACTACCGACCAACTCATCAAGGACTTGAAAAACATTGACATAGTTTTTCATATAGGAGATCTTTCTTATGCAAATGGATACATCTCACAATGGGACCAATTCACATCACAGGTGGAACCCATTGCATCAACTGTCCCATATATGGTTGCAAG TGGTAATCATGAACGTGATTGGCCAAATAGCGGATCCTTCTATGAAAATATGGATTCAGGTGGGGAATGCGGTGTGCTTGCTGAGACCATGTTCTACTTTCCTGCTGAGAACAGAGCCAAGTTCTG GTATTCAACAGATTATGGCATGTTTCACTTCTGTATAGCTGACAGTGAGCATGACTGGAGAGAGGGAACAGAACAGTACAAGTTCATTGAGCATTGCCTTGCATCCGCAGATAGAAGGAAACAACCGTGGTTAATCTTTGCTGCTCATCGGGTTCTTGGATATTCCTCAAATAGTTGGTATGCCCAGGAAGGATCATTTGAAGAGCCAATGGGAAGGGAAAGCTTGCAAAAGCTATGGCAGAAGTACAGGGTAGACATTGCATTTTATGGCCATGTCCATAACTATGAAAGAACATGCCCCATTTACCAG AATCAATGCGTTAATTCAGACAAATCACATTACTCAGGCACCGTGAAGGGAACAATCCATGTTGTTGTTGGAGGGGGAGGTAGCCACTTATCAGAATTCACCACAGCAATACCTAATTGGAGTATTTACAGAGACTATGACTGGGGCTTTGTCAAACTAACGGCATTTAATCATTGTTCTCTCCTCCTCGAGTACAAGAAAAGTCGTGATGGGAGGGTGTATGATTCCTTAACCATTTCAAGGGAATACAAAGATGTCTTGGCCTGTGTTCATGACAGTTGGGAACCAACCACTTCGGCCTCTTGA
- the LOC142630936 gene encoding putative disease resistance protein At5g66900: MAAAFVGGAALGAAFGEGFAVLHVTVKDVVSKARMFKPILKHLESTLDRLAPTVNEIKQSSEQLDLPEVETKRLVEHMEVGEKLVLKCLKIRWWNCWFKLYYSPKLKELVEEIVRFCQLDMQVHSTRNVLRTLVNVNVNLQKVDSIVDRQRVLCKVRDPPDFTVGLDMPMKELKTLLLKEEVQLLLLTAPGGCGKTTLVQMLCQDDQIRGMFGDNILFVNVSKTPNVKVIVQNLLNYKDMQPTFQIQCDEDAIDQLSQLLNHLSPNPILLILDDVWPGSESLPEKFKFDLPNYKILVTSRTAFPSLQFTYHLKPLDDVDAMTLFHRSASLHDENSYIPAEEDAKKIVRGCGGFPLVIKVIGGSLRRQHEVVWHSRLMKWSDGQFYFSSDTELLAHLQKSLEFSDEKVIIKECFMDLGSFPEDQRILAAALIDMWAELYKLDEDGIQAIVNLQELNIRNLASLVMARKDASEVKSYYNEDFVTQHDILRELAMHQSSQESIGQRSRLIINISGNNLPKWWTEQKQQLVNARVLSISTDELFSSRWCNIQGSKVEVLVLNFHTKNYTLPEFVEKMDKLKVLIINNYGFFHSKIRNFQLLGSLPNLKRIRLEKVSIFSLCETLVPLKSLKKISLFMCNIGKAFENCKIQVSDAFPNLTEINIDYCNDLEELPVGLSDIVHLKKISITNCHKLFALPEEMGKLVNLEVLRLRSCTDLSELPDSIRSLHKLSILDISDCLSIMKLPKHIGELCNLNELNMKGCLRLRTQFPESIMDLEQLKLVVCDEERARLWEPIKEFLTELKVEVAEKDINLNWLPK, from the exons ATGGCAGCAGCATTCGTGGGTGGGGCTGCTCTTGGGGCAGCATTTGGAGAGGGCTTTGCAGTGTTACATGTCACAGTTAAAGATGTGGTAAGCAAAGCCCGTATGTTCAAACCAATTCTTAAACACCTCGAATCCACGTTAGATCGTTTGGCGCCAACGGTCAACGAAATAAAACAATCAAGCGAACAGCTTGATCTCCCAGAAGTGGAAACAAAGAGATTGGTTGAACATATGGAAGTGGGAGAGAAGCTGGTTCTCAAGTGCTTGAAAATCCGGTGGTGGAACTGCTGGTTCAAACTATATTACTCCCCTAAACTTAAAGAGTTGGTGGAAGAAATCGTCAGGTTCTGTCAGCTTGATATGCAAGTGCATAGCACAAGGAATGTGTTGAGGACTTTGGTAAATGTGAATGTTAATCTGCAGAAAGTGGATTCGATTGTGGATAGACAAAGGGTGCTGTGCAAGGTTCGTGATCCCCCGGATTTTACAGTCGGGTTGGATATGCCAATGAAGGAGTTGAAGACGCTGCTGTTGAAGGAGGAGGTGCAGCTGCTTCTACTGACTGCTCCTGGAGGATGTGGGAAGACCACATTGGTGCAAATGCTTTGTCAGGATGACCAAATTAGAG GTATGTTTGGGGACAATATTCTCTTTGTGAACGTTTCAAAAACTCCCAATGTGAAGGTCATTGTGCAGAACCTATTAAATTATAAGGATATGCAGCCTACTTTTCAAATTCAATGTGATGAAGATGCAATCGACCAGCTGTCCCAACTGCTGAATCATCTTAGCCCTAATCCTATATTGTTGATCCTAGATGATGTCTGGCCCGGATCAGAATCCCTTCCTGAAAAGTTTAAGTTTGATCTTCCCAATTACAAGATTTTGGTTACTTCAAGAACTGCATTTCCAAGTTTGCAATTTACATATCACTTAAAACCACTAGATGATGTTGATGCAATGACTCTTTTTCATCGCTCAGCATCTCTACATGATGAGAACTCTTACATTCCAGCAGAAGAAGATGCCAAAAAG ATAGTAAGAGGCTGTGGGGGATTCCCACTAGTCATTAAAGTGATTGGTGGCTCACTGCGTAGGCAGCATGAAGTAGTATGGCACAGTAGACTAATGAAATGGTCTGAtggtcaattttattttagttctgATACAGAGCTGCTTGCTCATCTTCAAAAAAGCCTAGAATTTTCCGATGAAAAGGTCATCATCAAAGAGTGTTTCATGGACCTGGGTTCATTTCCCGAAGACCAAAGGATCCTAGCCGCTGCCCTCATAGATATGTGGGCAGAATTGTATAAACTGGATGAAGATGGCATCCAAGCCATTGTCAATTTACAAGAACTCAACATTCGAAATCTGGCTAGCCTTGTGATGGCAAG GAAAGATGCAAGTGAGGTCAAAAGCTATTATAATGAAGACTTTGTCACACAACATGATATTCTTAGAGAGCTTGCTATGCATCAGAGCAGCCAGGAGTCTATAGGACAAAGGTCAAGATTGATTATTAACATAAGTGGAAACAATCTACCGAAGTGGTGGACAGAACAAAAACAGCAACTCGTTAATGCTCGCGTATTATCTATCTCAACAG ATGAATTATTCTCGTCCAGGTGGTGCAACATTCAAGGATCCAAAGTTGaggttttagttttgaattttcataCAAAGAATTATACATTACCTGAGTTTGTGGAGAAAATGGATAAACTCAAGGTTTTGATAATCAACAATTATGGTTTCTTTCATTCCAAAATAAGGAATTTTCAATTGCTTGGGTCTCTACCCAATTTAAAAAGAATCAGATTAGAGAAGGTTTCAATTTTTTCGCTTTGTGAGACCCTTGTACCATTGAAGAGTTTGAAGAAAATATCCTTGTTTATGTGTAATATTGGTAAGGCTTTTGAGAATTGTAAAATTCAGGTTTCAGAtgcatttccaaatttgacggAGATAAACATTGACTATTGCAATGATCTGGAGGAATTGCCTGTTGGGCTGAGTGATATCGTCcacctcaaaaaaattagcatcaCCAACTGTCATAAGTTGTTTGCACTGCCAGAAGAAATGGGAAAGCTTGTGAATTTAGAAGTTCTAAGGCTTCGGTCATGTACTGATTTGTCAGAGCTACCAGATTCAATCAGAAGCCTCCATAAGTTGAGCATTCTGGACATATCTGACTGCCTAAGCATTATGAAGTTGCCAAAACACATTGGTGAGTTGTGTAATTTAAATGAGCTCAACATGAAAGGGTGCTTGAGATTGCGTACTCAGTTTCCAGAATCAATAATGGATCTTGAGCAGTTAAAGCTTGTGGTATGTGACGAAGAGAGGGCCAGGTTGTGGGAGCCTATCAAGGAATTCCTCACCGAGCTCAAGGTAGAGGTGGCTGAAAAAGATATTAACTTGAATTGGCTTCCCAAATGA
- the LOC142631605 gene encoding putative inactive purple acid phosphatase 27 isoform X2, producing MIGLQFFLQQTSRVLYWNGSASTCSPVNDEDQTPYLCSSPIKYKYANSSRTYTKTGKASLKFQLINQRADFSFALFSGGLSNPKLVAESNFISFANPKAPLYPRLAQGKSWNEMTVTWTSGYSIDEAVPFVEWGKGETQTQSPAGTLTIDQNSMCGSPARTVGWRDPGFIHTSFLLNLWPNSVYTYRMGHVLSNGSYIWSKSYSFKSSPYPGQDSLQRVIVFGDMGKAERDGSNEYSDYQPGALNTTDQLIKDLKNIDIVFHIGDLSYANGYISQWDQFTSQVEPIASTVPYMVASGNHERDWPNSGSFYENMDSGGECGVLAETMFYFPAENRAKFWYSTDYGMFHFCIADSEHDWREGTEQYKFIEHCLASADRRKQPWLIFAAHRVLGYSSNSWYAQEGSFEEPMGRESLQKLWQKYRVDIAFYGHVHNYERTCPIYQNQCVNSDKSHYSGTVKGTIHVVVGGGGSHLSEFTTAIPNWSIYRDYDWGFVKLTAFNHCSLLLEYKKSRDGRVYDSLTISREYKDVLACVHDSWEPTTSAS from the exons ATGATTGGGTTGCAGTTTTTTCTCCAGCAAACTTCAA GAGTTTTGTATTGGAATGGCAGTGCATCAACCTGTTCACCAGTGAATGATGAAGACCAGACTCCATATTTATGTTCAAGCCCAATAAAG TACAAGTATGCAAATTCCTCCAGAACATACACAAAAACTGGCAAAGCTTCTTTGAAGTTCCAGTTGATCAATCAGCGAGCCGATTTCTCATTTGCATTGTTTTCAGGCGGTTTGTCAAAT CCTAAACTGGTGGCAgaatcaaatttcatatcatttgCCAATCCTAAAGCACCTTTATATCCACGGCTTGCTCAAGGGAAGTCTTGGAATGAA ATGACAGTAACTTGGACAAGTGGCTATAGCATTGATGAAGCTGTTCCATTTGTTGAATGGGGCAAGGGAGAAACTCAAACTCAATCCCCAGCTGGAACATTGACAATTGATCAGAACAGCATGTGTG GTTCACCTGCACGGACAGTAGGCTGGCGTGATCCTGGTTTCATACACACAAGTTTCTTATTAAATTTGTGGCCAAACTCTGT GTACACTTATAGGATGGGCCATGTCTTATCTAATGGTTCATATATCTGGAGCAAATCCTATTCTTTCAAATCATCCCCATATCCTGGACAGGACTCCCTACAACGTGTAATAGTATTTGGCGACATGGGGAAG GCTGAGCGTGATGGTTCAAATGAGTACAGTGATTATCAGCCAGGTGCACTGAATACTACCGACCAACTCATCAAGGACTTGAAAAACATTGACATAGTTTTTCATATAGGAGATCTTTCTTATGCAAATGGATACATCTCACAATGGGACCAATTCACATCACAGGTGGAACCCATTGCATCAACTGTCCCATATATGGTTGCAAG TGGTAATCATGAACGTGATTGGCCAAATAGCGGATCCTTCTATGAAAATATGGATTCAGGTGGGGAATGCGGTGTGCTTGCTGAGACCATGTTCTACTTTCCTGCTGAGAACAGAGCCAAGTTCTG GTATTCAACAGATTATGGCATGTTTCACTTCTGTATAGCTGACAGTGAGCATGACTGGAGAGAGGGAACAGAACAGTACAAGTTCATTGAGCATTGCCTTGCATCCGCAGATAGAAGGAAACAACCGTGGTTAATCTTTGCTGCTCATCGGGTTCTTGGATATTCCTCAAATAGTTGGTATGCCCAGGAAGGATCATTTGAAGAGCCAATGGGAAGGGAAAGCTTGCAAAAGCTATGGCAGAAGTACAGGGTAGACATTGCATTTTATGGCCATGTCCATAACTATGAAAGAACATGCCCCATTTACCAG AATCAATGCGTTAATTCAGACAAATCACATTACTCAGGCACCGTGAAGGGAACAATCCATGTTGTTGTTGGAGGGGGAGGTAGCCACTTATCAGAATTCACCACAGCAATACCTAATTGGAGTATTTACAGAGACTATGACTGGGGCTTTGTCAAACTAACGGCATTTAATCATTGTTCTCTCCTCCTCGAGTACAAGAAAAGTCGTGATGGGAGGGTGTATGATTCCTTAACCATTTCAAGGGAATACAAAGATGTCTTGGCCTGTGTTCATGACAGTTGGGAACCAACCACTTCGGCCTCTTGA